From a region of the Microcoleus sp. bin38.metabat.b11b12b14.051 genome:
- a CDS encoding S1 RNA-binding domain-containing protein, with the protein MNSKSTGSQSAKASFSMDDFAKALEQHNYEFQKGQVVRGKVFEYDSNGAYVDIGGKSSAFLPIEEAALRMVADLSEVVPLDEEREFLIIREQDADGQVTLSLKQLQIQQAWEDLVALQETGKVLQVRVSGANKGGVTVDVEGMRGFIPRSHLAQRDNIESLIGQSLTVNFLEVDREREKLVLSQRMATQSSAFSQLQIGQLVEGKVSSIKPFGVFVDLEGVSGLLHIKQVSQKYIENLGQVFTPGQPLKAVVLDLDESRGRISLSTRVLENYPGEMVDKMADVMDTAEERSERARKTVS; encoded by the coding sequence AGCCCTCGAACAGCACAATTACGAGTTCCAGAAGGGACAAGTAGTGCGCGGCAAAGTGTTCGAGTACGATTCAAACGGCGCGTATGTTGATATCGGCGGCAAGTCTTCGGCTTTTTTGCCGATCGAAGAGGCTGCTTTGAGAATGGTAGCAGATTTGTCCGAAGTGGTTCCCCTAGACGAGGAACGAGAATTTTTAATTATCCGCGAACAAGATGCAGACGGCCAAGTTACTCTGTCTCTGAAACAGTTACAAATTCAGCAAGCTTGGGAAGATTTAGTTGCTTTGCAGGAAACTGGTAAAGTGCTTCAGGTGCGGGTTTCTGGGGCGAATAAGGGCGGCGTGACGGTGGATGTTGAGGGGATGCGCGGTTTTATTCCTCGATCGCACTTAGCCCAACGCGATAACATAGAATCGCTAATTGGTCAATCTTTAACCGTGAATTTCTTAGAAGTCGATCGCGAACGAGAAAAACTCGTACTTTCGCAACGGATGGCGACTCAATCTTCTGCCTTCAGTCAGTTGCAAATCGGTCAATTGGTAGAAGGAAAAGTCAGCAGCATCAAGCCTTTTGGCGTGTTTGTGGACTTGGAAGGAGTTAGCGGTTTGCTACACATTAAGCAAGTTAGCCAAAAATATATTGAGAACCTCGGACAAGTTTTTACCCCAGGCCAACCCCTGAAAGCCGTGGTGCTCGATCTAGATGAAAGTCGCGGGCGAATTTCGCTTTCTACTCGGGTACTCGAAAATTATCCAGGGGAAATGGTGGATAAAATGGCGGATGTCATGGATACCGCAGAAGAGCGATCGGAACGCGCTAGAAAGACTGTTTCTTAA